One region of Niallia sp. Man26 genomic DNA includes:
- a CDS encoding leucyl aminopeptidase, producing MFNFKQEWNFTDKLECIVIGLFEKSIKLEGKLAELDEVFGGELTNLLKENDLSAKKKHIHIVHTFGKIGAKRIVFAGLGKQKELTFHEVQEIYGAVFQELSKAKYQQAAVFVESFVTETLDALDNSHALAEALALSTYEFEGYKQKSNEPEKKIEEVILYSATDEEEVRAAAIVGYTYGKGTNSARTLVNLPGNMLTATDMAEYAKQLGEKYSFEVEILEKEDMLKLGMGAILAVNQGSTEPPKMIVLKYQGKEEWTDVIGLVGKGVTFDTGGYSIKPKDGIVGMKTDMGGAAAVLGAMEIIGELKPEQNVVAVIASTDNMISGSAFKPDDVITSMSGKTIEVLNTDAEGRLVLADAVTYAKQHGAGYLVDVATLTGGVIVALGMETTGAMTNDEALFEQVLEASYEAGEPIWRLPIFESHKKRVRNSPVADLNNSPGREGHAIVAGAFIGEFAEGTPWVHLDIAGTSYTNNSSELQKAGATGVMTRTLALLIERFNQEG from the coding sequence ATGTTTAACTTTAAACAAGAATGGAACTTTACAGATAAATTAGAATGTATAGTAATTGGATTGTTTGAAAAGTCTATTAAACTGGAAGGTAAATTAGCAGAGCTTGATGAAGTCTTTGGAGGAGAATTAACTAATCTGCTGAAGGAAAACGATCTGTCTGCAAAGAAAAAACACATACATATTGTGCATACATTCGGTAAAATTGGCGCAAAAAGAATTGTTTTTGCTGGGTTAGGAAAACAAAAGGAGCTTACCTTCCATGAAGTGCAGGAAATTTATGGAGCTGTATTTCAAGAGCTTTCTAAAGCTAAGTATCAGCAAGCAGCCGTTTTTGTAGAATCCTTTGTGACGGAAACTCTAGATGCTCTTGACAATTCCCATGCATTAGCAGAAGCATTAGCATTGTCTACATACGAGTTTGAAGGCTATAAGCAAAAATCCAATGAGCCAGAGAAAAAGATTGAGGAAGTAATTCTCTACAGCGCAACAGACGAAGAAGAAGTACGTGCTGCTGCAATTGTAGGCTATACATACGGAAAGGGAACTAACTCTGCGAGAACACTTGTCAACCTGCCTGGTAACATGCTGACAGCTACTGATATGGCTGAGTATGCAAAGCAGCTTGGAGAAAAATACAGCTTTGAGGTTGAGATTCTGGAGAAGGAGGATATGCTCAAGCTTGGAATGGGAGCTATTCTTGCAGTGAATCAAGGCTCGACCGAACCGCCAAAAATGATTGTCCTTAAGTATCAGGGCAAAGAAGAATGGACAGATGTAATCGGTCTTGTAGGAAAAGGAGTCACCTTTGATACGGGCGGTTATTCTATCAAGCCGAAGGACGGGATTGTCGGCATGAAAACAGATATGGGCGGTGCGGCTGCTGTTCTTGGCGCAATGGAAATCATTGGAGAGCTTAAGCCAGAACAAAATGTAGTTGCTGTCATTGCTTCAACAGATAATATGATCAGCGGTTCTGCTTTTAAGCCAGATGACGTTATCACTTCGATGAGCGGCAAAACTATTGAAGTATTAAATACAGACGCAGAGGGCCGTCTCGTGCTTGCTGATGCTGTCACATATGCGAAGCAACACGGTGCAGGTTATTTAGTGGATGTAGCAACATTAACTGGCGGTGTGATTGTTGCACTAGGTATGGAAACAACTGGTGCAATGACAAATGATGAAGCTCTGTTTGAACAAGTGCTAGAAGCATCTTATGAAGCAGGAGAGCCTATTTGGAGACTGCCTATATTTGAAAGCCATAAGAAAAGAGTCAGAAACAGCCCGGTTGCTGATTTGAACAATTCTCCTGGACGAGAAGGACATGCCATTGTGGCAGGTGCTTTTATTGGTGAGTTTGCAGAAGGAACACCATGGGTACATCTTGATATTGCCGGTACTTCTTATACAAATAACAGCTCAGAACTGCAGAAAGCAGGAGCAACAGGTGTTATGACAAGAACATTAGCGCTATTGATTGAAAGATTTAATCAAGAGGGATAA